Proteins encoded in a region of the Psychromicrobium lacuslunae genome:
- a CDS encoding sodium:solute symporter gives MLLFGFWGKSRTKNNADFLVAGRRLGPFLYTGTMAAVVLGGASTVGGVGLGYKFGISGMWLVVAIGAGVLLLSLAFAGTIQKLKIYTVSQMLSLRYGHRATQTSSIVMLAYTLMLCATSTSAYATIFVVLFGWEKWLAIALGGVIVLVYSTIGGMWSITLADMAQFVIKTIGVFALMLPFTLGAAGGWEGIRARVDASFFQLDGIGVQTIVTYFVVYTLGLLIGQDIWQRVFTAKSPRVARWGGATAGIYCILYGVAGAVIGMAASVALPAIDVAKEGKDVVYAEVASNLLPIGIGGLVLAAAVAAMMSTASGALIAAATVARADVVPFVASWFGRGKQRVDSENPEHDVKANRLWVLGLGIVAILLAIVVPDVVAALTIAYDILVGGLLVAILGGLIWKRGTGIAAAASMAVGTLVTLTLLTLYATGVIPSADGIYANEPIYWGLGCSLLVYLIVSLLSKRTPSSVREAWQQRLAGATAKERKVSEPQLSESA, from the coding sequence ATGCTGCTTTTTGGCTTCTGGGGCAAGAGCCGCACTAAGAATAATGCGGACTTTCTGGTAGCCGGGCGACGCCTCGGCCCCTTCCTATACACCGGTACGATGGCGGCCGTGGTGCTCGGCGGCGCTTCAACTGTGGGCGGCGTGGGTCTGGGCTATAAGTTCGGCATCTCGGGGATGTGGCTAGTGGTGGCGATCGGCGCTGGCGTGCTGCTGCTCAGCCTGGCTTTCGCTGGGACTATCCAGAAACTCAAAATTTACACCGTCTCGCAAATGCTTAGCCTGCGCTACGGGCACCGCGCCACCCAGACCTCTTCAATTGTGATGCTGGCTTACACGCTGATGCTCTGTGCCACTTCGACCAGCGCCTACGCCACCATCTTCGTGGTGCTCTTTGGCTGGGAAAAATGGTTGGCGATTGCTCTTGGCGGCGTGATTGTGCTGGTCTACTCCACGATCGGCGGGATGTGGTCGATCACGCTGGCTGATATGGCCCAGTTCGTGATCAAAACCATTGGCGTTTTCGCACTCATGCTGCCCTTCACCCTCGGCGCTGCCGGCGGCTGGGAAGGCATTCGGGCCCGGGTCGACGCGAGCTTCTTTCAACTCGACGGCATTGGCGTGCAAACCATTGTCACCTACTTCGTGGTCTACACTCTGGGGCTGCTGATCGGCCAGGACATCTGGCAACGGGTGTTCACCGCTAAATCGCCTCGGGTCGCCCGCTGGGGTGGCGCCACGGCCGGCATCTACTGCATCCTCTACGGTGTCGCGGGAGCCGTGATCGGCATGGCCGCATCGGTTGCGCTGCCTGCCATTGATGTCGCCAAAGAAGGTAAGGATGTGGTTTACGCTGAGGTGGCGTCGAACCTGCTTCCGATCGGGATAGGCGGTTTGGTGCTGGCTGCTGCGGTCGCCGCAATGATGTCCACCGCTTCCGGCGCGCTGATTGCTGCTGCCACCGTCGCCCGCGCCGATGTGGTGCCTTTCGTTGCCAGCTGGTTCGGTCGGGGTAAGCAAAGGGTCGATAGCGAAAATCCCGAGCATGATGTGAAGGCCAATCGGCTATGGGTGCTGGGACTCGGCATTGTCGCTATTCTGCTCGCCATCGTGGTGCCCGATGTGGTCGCTGCGCTCACCATTGCTTACGACATTCTGGTCGGCGGACTGTTGGTGGCCATCTTGGGTGGGCTGATCTGGAAACGCGGCACCGGCATTGCCGCCGCCGCGTCAATGGCGGTAGGCACCCTGGTAACCCTGACGCTGCTGACCTTATACGCCACCGGTGTTATCCCCAGCGCCGACGGTATTTACGCCAATGAGCCCATCTACTGGGGCCTGGGCTGCTCCCTGCTGGTTTACCTGATTGTCTCGCTGCTGTCGAAGCGGACTCCGAGCAGCGTCCGTGAAGCCTGGCAGCAAAGACTGGCTGGCGCAACCGCGAAGGAACGCAAGGTTTCAGAACCGCAGCTTTCTGAATCTGCGTAA
- a CDS encoding cupin domain-containing protein, producing the protein MKALPVEPSMAPVAIGSRIRAARQAQRLTIDQVAEVTGLTKGFLSRVERDLTSPSVASLVTLCQVLSISMGDLFSAPEIHLQRHDEAPRISLGGEGIVERLLTARSERRLQLLSAYIEPHGRGESELYAVDCDVDVLHIVKGQLTVILTNESYDLAAGDTLSFPGREPHSWVNRSAEPVEALWILVPAASRS; encoded by the coding sequence GTGAAAGCTCTTCCGGTCGAACCGAGTATGGCTCCGGTCGCCATTGGCTCACGCATTCGGGCGGCCCGTCAAGCGCAGCGTCTCACCATCGATCAGGTGGCCGAGGTGACCGGGTTGACCAAGGGATTCTTGAGTCGGGTTGAGCGCGATCTGACTTCGCCAAGTGTTGCCTCCCTGGTGACGCTCTGCCAGGTGCTCTCCATCTCAATGGGAGATCTCTTCTCGGCGCCGGAGATCCATCTGCAACGACATGATGAGGCGCCACGGATATCGCTCGGTGGTGAAGGGATTGTGGAGCGCTTGCTCACCGCGCGTTCCGAGCGTCGCTTACAACTGCTCAGCGCCTATATCGAGCCCCATGGTCGAGGGGAAAGTGAGTTGTATGCGGTGGATTGCGATGTTGATGTGCTGCACATCGTCAAGGGACAACTCACAGTGATACTGACTAATGAGAGTTATGATCTGGCCGCGGGGGACACGCTTTCCTTCCCCGGACGCGAACCGCATAGCTGGGTCAATCGCAGCGCAGAGCCGGTCGAGGCGTTGTGGATCCTGGTGCCAGCGGCCTCCCGAAGTTGA